Proteins from a genomic interval of Colletes latitarsis isolate SP2378_abdomen chromosome 3, iyColLati1, whole genome shotgun sequence:
- the LOC143340675 gene encoding uncharacterized protein LOC143340675 isoform X5, giving the protein MASDNEASCASDPNFAVICSFLECFGKSCGIVYPDISRLQEMLENTQDVPQQLIDLHIKLLRKTRKTVSPEKWERALVKFCHTYSNQDGWELERFGYKKARIAVKLRLLKVLLETQFDLNQKFKNEVNKVAANELRVEPLGRDKSGLAYWCQLDEECNIRVYKEDIDEENWELVAKDREGVVTLINTLSNGEVGPIPINEDSNSFEISEKPIIDTGQITSPSLEEETVQENGIQIKVSDIKKIEKMEGDSGEFEDEHEQDSNETDNVEEEMEAQDVINDESFKQNTEEDDFQEAMKVETVKSNYVEMPLLVSVSSLKLVNGKVDVSSEKKSIPSQEKEAKTSQETTVTSVASDTKPIFKSEEHATANASKVDAEEAIPLKSIETPVITSPLKLVNTSEIKQAQEEKESVGIISVGTALNITKKHEDLMEKVTKPFEKLPNKSNHSFPSTDMPPITHCKLSVKPIDQLAANLVRIQSEKHDKPNTMKSLEKIAENLAKSGSIVGNVVNGDDDRLPQDLYARSQMEKASALRGHRGMDLSTSPRGWEGTNEQNKPMDFSGIDLSSRKFNKSIDIPSSGYRTQDFQHREMDLSTKKLNKPEITNLPYDARAVMMRNHAMVADLSKRQMSFPTYDMSSAPYHNTTRIPSKEDHRLPSYAILPDPSKITALRMNTTPVKRSLEGDDMQQDMLKRIRADVIPIRGTMDKRSIIATNWRDEVGEAIEEPMMMVQGEGSGSDCDSVNPGLGEAIEEPIIFFYGEGSGEECETGNPGDDTTPADNKGSNESKNEADSATSSLSLNKNVTKDSLMNEVSTGSLVANKTNIKLNRNFPQSSDNVKNNCQIVGSTQEKPKFKPTLGIQIIPKNSSSSVKRLSRWDVGKPGEKTECDSSIISNERDISPKRNETECKNSTRGGHQDVKVVRNSVNTEDTTFQERNMELENPQEKGAEENSTEQKKVSSMQCDSSMSLCQADTSEAFNSCTEVTPTTCSMNEKDTVENICDSDSIVLRAMDTLEKVDNECNLAASSPPRFFFGPNCISYTSKSELSDSQSDHTVSTTIQSKSDTLQYECVSSSKPVEDIIITSYKSDDFDVTQTNNNSLKIKSYTTNSNSSLCENDNKDKTENVEGPTTNAWEQTVSSKYSVEQYCASAETILSNSESKLNIEENSKSCSTVITQDPTSSSENTRNEFSKPKEREMSDTISQLHSTNNSSKDDLDMKVDGILVIPSVTQCNLSIESTQRKALEQECNTFEEQLQNEKSYLENNAIKAVEISISCSEDKTDYKSSDPSVLEKVELNTNSVSVNNSCSSSFIQSSQLETEYENNFSVLNHTSERERSTYQEVNSSAEKEIEHVSEKEFGSPAETCSKHSEKNDNFSEFDSQEERSIDTDNENMKNQVGSDADSMCVNYDKNSERIDALTDVGTQDEVSGDSEEMKENTLVVDSVIKNSVPDINTELDFADNSTVTSSESIEQYNKDALVPTISSSGDVCIQDTSFHEGVKMQLHSEKSSFKDECPMYNVLPEIVPDTNNFKPSKSDVVETTKGINLSNLVQAANEFADVIPENRSSCVDQESNKDTIVNNISLEPAVKLHEEKIRSPESLSPDKKKNAHDTLSELRSFSGEENETNETDAFDIPETTEKPEKIADIEERSFNTASESSTITENDNRNRCKNVKNYIQENQKQDLTNNPKEENYIIDESNVEESKLDRLNVASPENSQESISEIKQSSLVPNYDSSDSNDGSDDVFEPVETVSTKTKTNLEETVDTEKPTEIEIDLEEPTTKKEETLPDNVQNPIFDYQQSDSLIEKNIRKVANEEAERKQNQFSKKETAGEEHNCTIVQHNLNDKCIISVNENKIINNSEDNNVTELTVPSETDPENLLYNPLNKECMNSALSKTNNLIDAMKIEEGNKWSVSITEKVENLVSEQRGDSKSLHKIGILLQAKDGIEPNDVSNQITNANFKEQRSKLVEEKFLATLDNDVKFIKPEGIKHVTEGGHSNVESYKKLKELSEFSDKQTKFDMNLHEETHKNKELTECVVDASVRSITMLPLKFDNISSGINKSEIYKNNISTMSEDFKPMDNLQFVNFMSEKSENHERHNESRHILSKTVEPLPENVIPSVVNDSKVTVGVQEVASGLAVARNDSKKEASKRLSQVVPSDIQDVPPLKSRPPCVESNDQLLENFTSSKVQLDKNLDSFKEAEAPVSEAEVSGDALSDTDDKSNTFAKVADNVSSKVQEKNNVENLSKEEENSEIQSIEIKEISLSSDDSMGVDNETLFNTASEEVDPLACTDEDTLKKLADAEQSDVSVPKIGLRVKPVSELIYEGWKLDSTESSKVSRKRRNSSHESNSEDVGMKQEEADMMGGKRIKLRGKRITDKQLRKSVEESRVVTISSEDEAVKCSSAKFQGQELKDASDDQSTAHSIVFERKTRGRPRGRRRRGYRGNARSTRTKHLQYQSNQVPDQVSPEIHLDRTPPDNDVNLNMTPISQKKRKKRKMVLGLEVGRDIAEVHSGAAPDETPVRQSRRIAQLKIKEEADKRRIEEETCLSERKDKKDSTDLKKKRKKQKLESEEEIIIKEVEKEKKSKRKRRKRKKKKMLAKFNEAHPWQSSSGSSSDEDNENDEEEDEEEEMESEGSLLFKSDHEFSPESDLEKDQESEPLRRARTAQKAQSDVEEADDEYACQKCSKADHPEWILLCDSCDKGWHCSCLRPALMLIPEGDWFCPPCQHNLLVTKLRESLRTYDQLAKRHENEVLRKKRLAFVGISLDNVLHKNESQRQKGSKASSQESDNGDSYIESSSASSSSSSETSSSDESEPVYQLRERRSANRYKFNDYDAMINAAIQDEVEAVQGAGNQGRGKDIATIVNAKKEEAELHFKNEILSAEEMMQENKDNIEKKSEGDSDEEYKIEGEDVIDAEEEDHKRVVKKFLSRKKHRKLNSLDISSEDDPESDEDFKGTSSEEEEDFDDHLTSSDESTFVDTKRRGKKGDSRSVRRSTRARTMRYEEDFIDDDSEESDRPKRKKSRSTWDSDNEDSDNSWRQRKKKSKTIPMSRYKTLPKTKSRKKKKRKRIIESDNQSENDESNDGSRIEEQCGETQSQLEDKEPVMAQVLDIKLENANEDNENMTINEMKDLKLEEMKTEIPNISAAVEVGQQKKKKESTVKPKKTATIRRKIIYGGLPDENKPEEEEILSRRTRGRKINYQEEIATDSEEELKKALRRTGESEDEFIVNEGEDVNADIDKGSDSGDIYNPKKDGHKLKNKSPKSRKSRKSKSPGAKRKMKT; this is encoded by the exons ATGGCGTCCGATAACGAAGCCTCTTGCGCGAGTGACCCAAATTTCGCTGTGATCTGTTCGTTTCTCGAGTGCTTTGGCAAGTCCTGCGGCATCGTTTATCCTGATATCTCGCGCCTTCAAGAGATGCTTGAAAACACGCAGGATG taccacaacaATTGATAGATCTGCACATAAAATTATTGCGTAAAACACGTAAAACGGTATCGCCAGAAAAGTGGGAACGAGCATTGGTTAAGTTTTGCCATACGTACTCTAATCAAGATGGATGGGAACTCGAACGTTTTGGTTACAAGAAAGCCCGTATTGCTGTCAAGCTACGTTTACTTAAA gTTCTTTTGGAAACACAATTTGACTTGaatcaaaaatttaaaaacgaAGTAAATAAAGTGGCGGCTAATGAGTTACGTGTGGAACCACTGGGAAGAGATAAATCTGGTTTAGCTTATTGGTGTCAACTTGACGAAGAGTGCAATATAAGGGTTTATAAGGAAGATATAGATGAAGAAAATTGGGAACTTGTAGCTAA GGATCGAGAAGGTGTTGTTACTCTTATAAATACCTTATCCAATGGAGAAGTTGGGCCAATTCCAATCAATGAAGATAGCAATAGTTTCGAAATTTCCGAAAAACCTATTATCGATACAGGGCAGATTACGTCGCCAAGTCTGGAAGAAGAGACTGTGCAAGAAAATGGTATTCAAATTAAAGTTtcagatattaaaaaaatagagAAGATGGAAGGAGATAGTGGAGAGTTTGAGGATGAACATGAGCAAGACAGTAACGAAACAGATAATGTTGAGGAAGAAATGGAGGCTCAGGATGTAATAAACGATGaaagttttaaacaaaataCCGAAGAGGACGATTTCCAGGAAGCTATGAAAGTAGAAACGGTAAAATCAAATTATGTTGAGATGCCCCTCTTAGTATCGGTATCATCTCTGAAACTTGTAAATGGCAAAGTTGATGTATCGTCGGAGAAGAAATCAATTCCATCCCAAGAAAAGGAAGCAAAGACATCTCAAGAAACAACAGTTACTTCTGTTGCATCCGATACCAAACCTATATTTAAATCTGAAGAACATGCGACAGCGAATGCTTCGAAAGTTGACGCAGAAGAGGCGATACCTCTTAAATCAATTGAAACACCTGTTATTACGTCTCCTCTTAAGTTGGTAAATACCTCTGAAATAAAACAAGCGCAGGAAGAGAAGGAATCGGTTGGTATAATATCCGTCGGTACTGCATTGAATATAACAAAAAAACATGAAGATTTAATGGAAAAAGTTACAAAACCGTTCGAAAAGTTACCCAACAAAAGTAATCATTCTTTTCCATCTACAGACATGCCACCAATAACTCATTGTAAATTATCTGTCAAACCAATAGATCAATTGGCTGCAAATCTTGTAAGGATACAATCTGAGAAACATGACAAGCCAAACACAATGAAATCGTTGGAAAAAATTGCTGAAAATCTAGCGAAATCGGGAAGTATTGTGGGAAACGTGGTAAATGGAGACGACGATAGATTACCACAAGATTTGTATGCAAGAAGTCAAATGGAAAAAGCCAGTGCGCTTAGAGGACATAGAGGTATGGATTTGTCTACATCGCCCAGAGGCTGGGAAGGCACTAACGAACAAAATAAGCCAATGGATTTCTCTGGAATCGATTTATCTAgtcgaaaatttaataaaagtatagacataccctcttCTGGTTACAGAACGCAAGATTTTCAGCATAGAGAAATGGATCTTAGCACGAAAAAGTTAAATAAACCAGAGATTACGAACCTACCGTACGATGCACGGGCTGTGATGATGCGTAATCATGCAATGGTGGCAGATTTAAGTAAAAGACAAATGTCATTTCCTACTTATGACATGTCGTCTGCTCCATATCATAACACTACGAGAATACCTAGCAAAGAAGATCACAGATTACCAAGTTATGCAATACTTCCAGATCCTAGTAAAATAACAGCTTTAAGGATGAACACGACACCGGTGAAGCGTTCATTAGAGGGAGACGATATGCAACAAGATATGTTAAAAAGAATAAGAGCAGATGTAATACCAATCAGAGGAACTATGGACAAAAGATCAATAATTGCTACTAACTGGAGAGATGAAGTTGGCGAAGCTATCGAGGAACCGATGATGATGGTTCAAGGTGAAGGATCCGGGAGTGACTGCGATTCGGTAAATCCTGGTCTTGGCGAAGCGATAGAAGAACCCATCATTTTTTTTTATGGGGAGGGATctggcgaagaatgtgaaacaggTAACCCTGGCGATGATACAACACCGGCTGACAATAAGGGAAGCAACGAATCAAAAAACGAAGCTGACTCTGCCACTTCATCTTTATCACTGAATAAAAACGTAACTAAAGATAGTCTTATGAATGAAGTGTCCACGGGATCGTTAGTAGCGAATAAAACTAACATAAAATTAAACAGAAATTTCCCCCAATCTAGCGATAATGTAAAGAATAATTGTCAAATTGTAGGCTCCACGCAAGAAAAGCCCAAGTTCAAACCAACGTTGGGTATTCAAATCATACCTAAAAATTCTAGTAGTTCCGTGAAAAGGTTATCAAGATGGGATGTCGGGAAACCAGGAGAAAAGACAGAATGCGACAGTAGTATCATATCAAACGAAAGAGACATATCACCGAAGAGAAATGAAACTGAATGCAAAAATTCCACTAGAGGAGGCCACCAGGATGTTAAGGTTGTCCGAAATTCTGTAAATACCGAAGATACAACCTTTCAAGAGAGGAATATGGAATTGGAAAATCCACAGGAGAAAGGCGCAGAAGAGAATTCCACCGAACAGAAAAAGGTGTCCTCCATGCAATGCGATTCGTCCATGTCTTTATGTCAAGCAGATACATCGGAAGCCTTTAACTCTTGTACAGAAGTAACACCCACAACATGTTCAATGAATGAAAAGGACACTGTGGAAAATATTTGTGACTCGGACAGTATTGTTTTGCGTGCCATGGACACTTTAGAGAAAGTAGACAATGAATGTAACTTGGCAGCTTCGTCTCCGCCAAGATTTTTTTTTGGGCCTAATTGTATTTCATATACCTCAAAGTCAGAATTATCTGACTCACAATCCGATCATACAGTTTCGACAACTATACAATCTAAATCAGACACGTTGCAATACGAATGCGTTTCTTCTTCGAAACCTGTCGAAGATATAATAATTACTTCCTATAAATCGGACGATTTTGACGTAACACAAACAAATAATAATTCATTGAAAATCAAATCGTATACAACCAACTCGAACAGTTCACTCTGCGAAAATGATAATAAGGATAAAACGGAGAATGTTGAAGGACCAACTACAAACGCATGGGAACAAACAGTTTCTTCGAAATATTCTGTAGAACAATATTGTGCATCGGCAGAAACAATTTTGTCTAATTCGGAATCAAAACTAAACATTGAAGAAAATTCAAAATCCTGCAGTACCGTTATCACACAAGATCCTACTTCTAGTAGTGAAAATACAAGAAATGAATTTTCCAAGCCGAAAGAGAGAGAAATGTCGGACACGATATCACAACTTCATAGTACGAATAATTCAAGTAAAGATGATTTAGATATGAAAGTAGACGGTATACTTGTAATACCGTCTGTAACGCAATGTAACTTGTCTATTGAATCAACGCAACGCAAGGCATTGGAACAAGAGTGCAATACGTTTGAAGAACAactacaaaatgaaaaatcgtatCTGGAAAATAATGCTATCAAAGCTGTAGAAATTTCAATTTCCTGTTCCGAAGACAAAACCGATTATAAATCATCCGATCCATCGGTACTTGAAAAGGTTGAATTAAATACGAATTCGGTATCTGTTAATAATTCGTGTTCATCGTCTTTTATCCAAAGTTCACAGTTGGAAACAGAAtatgagaataatttttccgtatTAAATCATACAAGCGAAAGAGAACGTTCCACGTATCAAGAAGTGAATAGTTCGGCAGAGAAAGAGATAGAACATGTTTCTGAAAAGGAATTCGGTTCGCCTGCTGAAACTTGTAGCAAGCACAGCGAGAAAAACGATAATTTTTCAGAATTCGATAGCCAAGAGGAACGATCGATAGACACTGACAATGAAAATATGAAAAACCAAGTTGGTTCCGATGCAGATTCAATGTGCGTGAATTATGATAAAAATAGCGAAAGAATCGACGCGTTAACGGATGTCGGAACGCAAGACGAAGTTTCAGGTGATTCTGAAGAAATGAAAGAAAATACACTAGTAGTTGATTCCGTTATCAAAAACTCGGTGCCTGACATTAATACTGAATTAGATTTCGCGGACAATTCTACCGTTACTAGTTCCGAATCAATCGAACAGTATAACAAAGATGCATTAGTTCCTACGATAAGTAGCTCAGGCGATGTCTGCATTCAAGATACTTCATTTCACGAAGGTGTTAAAATGCAATTACATTCTGAGAAATCGTCTTTCAAAGATGAATGTCCTATGTACAATGTATTACCAGAGATAGTACCTGACACAAATAATTTTAAACCATCGAAATCTGATGTTGTTGAGACTACAAAAGGAATAAATTTATCTAACTTAGTTCAAGCTGCAAATGAATTTGCGGATGTTATACCGGAGAACCGAAGTTCCTGTGTCGATCAAGAATCGAACAAAGATACGATCGTTAACAATATTTCATTGGAACCTGCTGTTAAATTGCACGAAGAAAAGATACGTTCCCCTGAATCTTTGTCGCCGGATAAGAAGAAGAATGCTCATGATACTTTGTCAGAATTACGTTCATTCTCTGGCGAGGAAAATGAAACCAATGAAACCGATGCGTTTGATATTCCTGAAACAACGGAGAAACCGGAGAAGATCGCAGATATCGAGGAAAGATCTTTTAATACCGCGTCAGAGTCGTCTACAATTACGGAAAATGATAATAGAAATCGGtgcaaaaatgttaaaaattatattcaagaAAATCAAAAGCAAGATTTAACAAATAATCCTAAAgaagaaaattatattattgaCGAATCAAATGTTGAAGAGTCGAAATTGGATCGGTTGAATGTTGCAAGTCCTGAAAATTCTCAAGAGTCTATTAGCGAAATTAAGCAATCGTCGTTAGTACCCAATTACGACAGCAGTGATTCCAACGATGGAAGCGACGATGTTTTCGAGCCCGTTGAAACAGTATCAACCAAAACCAAAACTAATTTAGAAGAAACTGTGGATACGGAGAAGCCGACCGAAATAGAAATTGATCTTGAGGAACCAACTACAAAGAAAGAAGAAACATTGCCCGATAATGTACAAAATCCGATCTTTGATTATCAACAATCGGATTCATTGATAGAAAAGAATATTAGAAAAGTGGCGAATGAAGAAGCTGAACGTAAACAAAATCAATTTAGTAAGAAGGAAACGGCTGGCGAAGAACATAATTGTACTATTGTTCAACACAATTTAAACGATAAATGCATCATATCAGTAAacgaaaacaaaattattaataattcagaggataataATGTCACGGAATTGACAGTTCCTTCTGAAACTGATCCTGAAAATCTATTATATAATCCATTAAACAAAGAATGTATGAACTCTGCATTAAGCAAAACAAACAATTTAATAGACGCCATGAAAATTGAAGAGGGAAACAAATGGTCAGTTTCGATTACAGAGAAAGTGGAAAATTTGGTTTCTGAACAAAGAGGTGATTCTAAATCGTTGCATAAAATTGGAATCCTTCTACAAGCTAAAGATGGCATTGAACCCAATGATGTTAGCAATCAGATAACTAATGCAAATTTCAAAGAACAACGTTCAAAGCTTGTAGAAGAAAAATTTCTGGCAACTTTGGATAATgatgttaaatttattaaaccCGAAGGAATAAAACATGTCACGGAGGGGGGGCATTCGAACGTGGAAtcgtataaaaaattaaaagaacttTCCGAATTCAGTGATAAACAAACTAAATTCGACATGAATTTGCACGAAGAAACTcataaaaataaagaattaaCAGAATGCGTCGTCGACGCGTCCGTTCGCTCGATAACTATGTTACCGCTGAAATTTGACAATATATCCTCAGGTATAAATAAATCAGAAATATATAAGAATAATATTTCAACTATGTCGGAAGATTTCAAGCCTATGGATAATTTacaatttgtaaattttatgtCCGAAAAATCAGAAAATCATGAGAGGCATAACGAATCGCGTCATATATTAAGTAAAACCGTAGAACCTCTCCCTGAAAATGTTATTCCGAGTGTGGTGAATGACAGTAAAGTAACAGTTGGCGTGCAAGAGGTAGCATCGGGATTAGCTGTTGCGAGAAACGATTCTAAAAAAGAAGCTAGTAAAAGATTAAGCCAAGTCGTCCCCTCTGATATTCAAGATGTTCCTCCATTAAAATCCAGGCCTCCATGTGTAGAGTCTAATGAtcaattattagaaaattttaCAAGTTCCAAAGTGCAGTTGGATAAAAATTTGGATAGTTTTAAAGAAGCGGAAGCACCGGTAAGTGAAGCTGAAGTAAGCGGAGACGCGTTGTCCGATACAGATGACAAGTCGAATACATTTGCCAAAGTGGCAGACAACGTATCGAGCAAAgttcaagaaaaaaataatgTTGAAAATTTATCGAAGGAAGAAGAAAACTCGGAAATTCAAAGTATCGAGATCAAAGAAATTTCTTTATCGTCGGACGACTCTATGGGAGTGGATAACGAAACTCTGTTCAATACTGCTTCCGAAGAAGTTGATCCTTTAGCATGTACCGATGAAGATACGTTAAAAAAGTTGGCCGATGCCGAGCAGAGTGACGTATCTGTACCTAAAATAGGCTtacgagttaaacctgtatccgAACTTATTTACGAAGGATGGAAATTGGATTCTACAGAGTCTTCAAAAGTATCGCGTAAACGGCGTAACAGTTCCCACGAGTCTAACTCGGAAGACGTCGGAATGAAACAGGAGGAGGCAGATATGATGGGAGGTAAACGAATAAAGTTACGCGGGAAACGTATCACCGATAAACAATTACGAAAGTCTGTCGAGGAAAGTCGTGTTGTGACGATAAGTTCGGAGGACGAGGCTGTGAAATGTAGTTCGGCGAAATTCCAAGGACAGGAACTTAAGGATGCTAGCGATGACCAAAGCACTGCTCATTCGATTGTATTTGAGAGGAAAACAAGGGGGCGTCCCAGAGGAAGACGAAGGCGTGGCTACAGAGGAAATGCACGTTCAACTCGAACGAAACATCTTCAATATCAGAGTAATCAAGTTCCTGACCAAGTATCGCCTGAGATTCATCTTGATAGAACACCACCTGATAACGATGTCAATTTGAATATGACACCGATTTCAcaaaaaaaacgaaagaaaa GAAAAATGGTTTTGGGCCTCGAAGTAGGAAGAGATATTGCTGAAGTACATTCGGGAGCAGCACCAGACGAGACTCCTGTTAGACAGTCCAGAAGAATAGCGCAATTAAAGATTAAGGAAGAAGCTGATAAACGAAGAATCGAAGAAGAAACTTGTTTGAGCGAGCGGAAAGACAAGAAAGATTCCACGGACTTGAAAAAGAAACGCAAGAAACAAAAa TTGGAAAGCGAAGAGGAAATCATAATAAAAGAAGTAGAAAAGGAGAAAAAGTCTAAAAGGAAACGTCGAAAGAGGAAAAAGAAGAAGATGTTGGCTAAATTTAACGAAGCACATCCGTGGCAGAGTTCCTCAGGCTCTAGTAGCGACGAAGATAATGAAAATGACGAAGAAGAAGACGAAGAAGAGGAAATGGAGAGCGAAGGATCTTTACTTTTTAAGAGCGATCACGAGTTCTCGCCAGAAAGTGATCTTGAAAAAGATCAGGAATCGGAACCACTAAGGAGAGCTAGAACTGCTCAGAAAG CTCAAAGTGATGTCGAAGAAGCAGACGATGAATATGCTTGTCAGAAATGTAGCAAAGCAGATCATCCAGAATGGATACTTTTATGTGATTCTTGCGATAAAGGCTGGCACTGCTCTTGCCTTAGACCTGCACTGATGCTCATACCAGAAGGTGATTGGTTTTGTCCTCCGTGTCAACAT AATTTACTTGTGACTAAATTACGAGAAAGTTTGAGAACGTACGATCAGTTAGCGAAAAGGCATGAAAATGAGGTTTTAAGGAAAAAAAGATTAGCGTTCGTCGGTATAAGTCTAGATAATGTTCTTCACAAAAACGAGTCACAACGTCAGAAAGGATCCAAGGCATCTAGTCAAGAATCTGATAATGGTGATTCTTATAT agAATCGTCGTCTGCGTCTTCTTCTTCGAGTTCAGAAACGTCCAGCAGCGATGAGAGTGAACCTGTGTACCAGTTACGTGAAAGGCGATCTGCTAATAGATACAAATTTAATGATTATGACGCGATGATTAATGCTGCTATTCAAGACGAAGTAGAAGCCGTTCAGGGAGCTGGGAATCAAGGAAGAGGAAAAGACATTGCAACTATAGTTAATGCGAAAAAAGAAGAAGCTGAG CTTCATTTTAAAAACGAGATATTAAGCGCCGAAGAGATGATGCAAGAGAACAAAGATAATATCGAGAAGAAATCAGAAGGAGACAGTGACGAAGAATACAAAATTGAGGGAGAGGATGTTATCGACGCGGAGGAAGAAGATCATAAACGAGTAGTAAAAAAATTCTTGTCGCGTAAGAAACACCGTAAATTAAATAGTCTTGATATAAGCAGCGAGGATGATCCAGAAAGTGACGAAGACTTTAAAGGCACAAGTTCAGAAGAGGAGGAAGATTTTGACGATCATTTGACATCTTCTGATGAAAGCACTTTTGTTGATACAAAACGACGTGGTAAAAAAGGAGATTCGCGATCAGTACGAAGAAGTACCAGAGCTCGAACTATGCGTTACGAGGAAGACTTTA TCGATGATGATAGCGAAGAAAGTGATAGGCCAAAAAGGAAAAAATCTCGATCTACATGGGATTCGGATAACGAAGACAGTGATAATTCATGGCGGCAAAGAAAGAAAAA aagTAAAACTATACCGATGTCTAGGTATAAGACATTACCAAAAACTAAGagcagaaagaaaaaaaagagaaaacgtATCATTGAATCAGATAATCAAAGCGAAAACGATGAATCAAATGACGGATCAAGAATCGAAGAACAATGTGGTGAAACGCAGTCGCAATTGGAGGACAAGGAACCCGTGATGGCTCAAGTATTGGATATCAAACTTGAGAATGCAAATGAAGATAATGAGAACATGACCATTAATGAGATGAAAGATTTAAAATTGGAGGAAATGAAAACGGAAATACCTAACATATCTGCCGCTGTAGAAGTAGGGCAGCAGAAAAAAAAGAAG GAAAGTACAGTGAAACCAAAGAAGACCGCCACCATTCGAAGAAAA ATTATTTACGGTGGCCTTCCAGACGaaaacaaaccagaagaagaggaaATATTAAGTAGACGAACTCGCggtagaaaaataaattatcaagAAGAAATCGCGACGGATAGCGAAGag GAATTAAAAAAGGCATTGCGAAGAACCGGAGAAAGCGAGGATGAGTTTATTGTGAACGAAGGTGAAGATGTAAATGCGGATATTGACAAAGGTTCAGATTCAG GTGACATTTACAATCCGAAAAAGGATGGtcacaaattaaaaaataaatcgccAAAAAGTAGGAAATCGAGGAAAAGCAAAAGTCCTGGAGCTAAACGAAAAATG AAAACGTAG